Genomic DNA from Clavibacter michiganensis:
GACACCTAATTGTACTGGTAAGCGACATTCTGCCCGGCAGCCACGTTGTATCCGAGCGCGATGTTCACTCCGAGCGCGTAAGTAGCCACTGCTATGGCCACCACAGCGATCACGACACCCGCTGCAACGACGACGAAGGTTCCGCAGTCTGTGCCGATTTCTCCCGGCACGTAGGTCTTCTCGGAGGAGGCGGATTTGACTGCGGCTGCCATGGTCGGCGTAGTGAGCATCTCGTCGTAGGCCTTCGTGAGCCCGGTCTGCACGACGACCGGATCTCCCGCAGTGACCGTTGAGCCGAGGTGCGCGAAGTACTGCGGATCGCTGGATGTCAGCTCGTGCTCGATGCGTCTGACTGTCGCGACGGACGTGCTTGTCGTCGCAGCGGCAATCAGCTTGTCGATCTCTTCAGAGCTCAATGTCGAAATCTCAGCATTTTTCAACAGGGACCTGGTGTGACTGCCGCCCTGCAGGAAGAACAGGCTCTCAAAGAGGTCGCGGCCGCGCTGTGCGTCTGTCGTCCGCCCGGTGCTCGAATTGGGAGCAGCCGTCGCGCTGGGAGTGGTCATAGTCGTGACTGCGGAGCAGCCCAGGACCGTTGCGACTGCTACGATCAGGGCAAAGGATCTTCTGTGCATCTTCGCGATCTCCCTTTGTGATGCGCTGGACGGGAAGCGAGCATCGACATTTCCGCAGTCCGACAAATATTCGGAATGCGCGGAATTCGACAGGGCGACAGGATGCGGAGCCATGTCCAGGCGGTGTTCGGAGTGGCAGCGCCACTGCGCTGTCTCCAAGTGCGTTCAGTATGAGGTAGGGGCGCACCTTCCGCAAGGGTTTTTTGCTTGCGCTCCAGATTTGTTTCCCATGCTGAATACCGTCGATTGGGCAGGTTTTCTTGAATCGATGGCCTGCGTTCATCACGGGGCAGAAGATATGTTGATCGCCGTCACTCGAGGTGGCGGTCCCTCGTGAGGAAATCCGCCTCTGGAGCTTGGCGCGCGTCGGCCCGGCACGGGCCGGCACAGGCCGGGCCGAGGGGCGCGAGGCACATCGGGAGCCGCGGGACCGCCTTGGTAGGATCGAGTGTGACTGGAGAGAACCTGCTCGGCGTGCCCGAGACGCGCCTGGCCGACGAGCCCGAGGTCGCCGCCCGCATCCAGAATGCCGACGGCGATCACGACACCCTCGGCGCCATCGCCGCCGACCACCCGCAGTCGTCGCTCGTCTGGGCGCTGCTCGCGGACTCCGCGTACGTGCAGGGCGACCGCATCGCCTCCTACTCCTTCGCGCGCGTCGGCTATCACCGCGGCCTCGACTCGCTGCGGAAGTCCGGCTGGAAGGGCCAAGGCCCCGTGCCGTGGAGCCACGAGCCGAACCGCGGCGTCCTCCGCTCCCTCTACGCGCTGCGCCGCGCGGCCGCCGCCATCGGCGAGGAGGACGAGGTCTCGCGCCTCAGCGCCTTCCTCCGCGACGCGGATCCCACGGCCGCTGGCCACATCGAGGCCGCGACCGCCGGGGCGCTCCCGCCCACGGAGGCCATCGTCATCCGCGGCCAGGACTGATCCACGGCACCACAGCAACGCCCGCACCACCGCACGACCCGCACGCCACCCGATCCAGACCCGACCGACCCGCCCCCGACGAGGAGTGAGCCATGCCCGCAGTAGTGATCATCGGAGCCCAGTGGGGTGACGAGGGCAAGGGACGCGCGACCGACCTCCTCGGCAGCCGCGTCGACTACGTCGTGAAGTTCAACGGCGGCAACAACGCCGGCCACACCGTCGTCGTCGGCGACGAGAAGT
This window encodes:
- a CDS encoding DUF3151 domain-containing protein, coding for MTGENLLGVPETRLADEPEVAARIQNADGDHDTLGAIAADHPQSSLVWALLADSAYVQGDRIASYSFARVGYHRGLDSLRKSGWKGQGPVPWSHEPNRGVLRSLYALRRAAAAIGEEDEVSRLSAFLRDADPTAAGHIEAATAGALPPTEAIVIRGQD